A genomic region of Psychrobacter sp. M13 contains the following coding sequences:
- the recG gene encoding ATP-dependent DNA helicase RecG, whose amino-acid sequence MPTPAIQTINTPVDSESSALDMSVSALPGVGPKVADQLTQLGIVRIFDLLLHLPRGYEDRSRLVSINDVAHGQTALIQGRVVHVDNKRSGMTVIIDDGTGTVGLRFFKVYRGLEQTMSLGTELQLFGEVKVSRYGKQIHHPEYQIITGNTAFTDIGLQPIYPTVKGLHQNKLRTLIKLALQTVRSQGLPMTLFTREDFAVVADLPLAPFEPTKPVVVEEDAEDIFSTLARRVPDNSFNDSANNSVSKASPTIYNHSNTSSLAPNAINSAINNNVYNLTIFEALVLLHTPPTYTDANQQYKLLTQLTARSHAACQRLIIEELTAHQLSLLYRRQQLHKFKAPKCANKSPLSDQLFAALPFELTGAQQRVIKDITADMATSIPMLRLIQGDVGSGKTLVAAGAAGYALDSGWQVAVMAPTEILAEQHLLNFKQWFEPLGIGVGWLAGKQTAKQRRESLAAVVDNTVQIVVGTHALFQDTVQFAKLGLVIIDEQHRFGVEQRMALTNKGVAGSTPHQLIMTATPIPRTLAMSVYGDMDTSIIDELPPGRTPITTVTIDRNRRNDVIERIAINCEEGRQAYWVCSLVEESSVLDAQAAEATFEDLNERLDIRIGLVHGKMKSVDKQAIMQQFKAGELDLLIATTVIEVGVDVPNASLMVIENAERLGLSQLHQLRGRVGRGRAKSYCVLLYQKPLSETGTERLNVLRDSTDGFVIAQKDLELRGPGELLGKRQTGNIGYYLADLIRDEQLFAIAQRLAKHLIADSTRKADVSQLIHRWMPEASRYTNA is encoded by the coding sequence ATGCCAACACCTGCTATACAGACGATAAACACTCCCGTGGATAGTGAATCTTCAGCGCTAGACATGTCAGTCTCAGCGCTGCCTGGGGTTGGGCCAAAGGTCGCCGATCAGCTGACGCAGTTAGGTATCGTCCGTATATTTGATCTGCTGTTGCATCTGCCGCGTGGCTACGAGGATCGTAGTCGGCTGGTCTCTATAAATGATGTTGCGCATGGGCAGACGGCTCTCATTCAAGGACGCGTCGTACATGTCGATAATAAGCGCAGTGGCATGACCGTGATAATAGATGACGGTACGGGTACAGTGGGATTGCGATTCTTTAAAGTCTATCGCGGCCTTGAGCAAACTATGAGTCTGGGCACTGAGTTGCAGCTATTCGGAGAAGTCAAAGTCAGCCGTTATGGTAAACAGATACATCATCCTGAATATCAAATCATCACAGGCAATACGGCCTTCACTGATATTGGATTACAGCCGATTTATCCGACTGTAAAGGGCTTACATCAGAATAAACTACGGACGTTAATTAAATTGGCGCTACAAACCGTGCGCTCTCAAGGTCTGCCGATGACCTTGTTTACACGAGAGGATTTTGCGGTAGTCGCTGACTTGCCATTAGCGCCTTTTGAGCCTACAAAACCTGTCGTAGTTGAGGAGGATGCAGAAGATATCTTTTCGACCTTGGCGCGTCGAGTTCCTGACAATAGCTTCAACGACAGTGCCAATAACAGTGTTAGCAAAGCTAGCCCTACTATATATAACCATAGTAATACCAGTAGTCTAGCGCCTAATGCTATCAATAGCGCTATCAATAATAATGTCTATAATCTGACTATATTTGAAGCGTTAGTACTCCTCCATACTCCGCCAACTTATACTGACGCCAACCAGCAATATAAGCTGTTAACCCAGCTTACGGCCCGCAGCCATGCCGCTTGCCAGCGCTTAATCATTGAAGAGCTAACCGCGCATCAGCTCAGCCTATTGTATCGGCGTCAGCAACTGCATAAGTTTAAAGCGCCGAAATGTGCTAATAAGAGCCCATTGTCAGATCAGTTGTTTGCAGCCTTGCCGTTTGAGCTGACAGGCGCTCAGCAAAGAGTCATAAAAGATATTACCGCTGATATGGCAACCTCTATTCCGATGCTCAGGCTAATACAAGGCGATGTTGGTTCAGGTAAGACTTTGGTAGCAGCAGGAGCAGCAGGCTACGCGCTTGATAGTGGCTGGCAAGTGGCAGTCATGGCACCGACTGAGATATTAGCCGAGCAGCATTTATTGAACTTTAAGCAGTGGTTCGAGCCATTGGGTATTGGCGTGGGTTGGCTGGCAGGTAAACAAACGGCTAAGCAGCGCCGTGAATCACTTGCAGCGGTCGTAGATAATACGGTGCAAATCGTCGTTGGTACTCACGCGCTCTTTCAAGATACGGTGCAATTTGCCAAGTTGGGTTTAGTGATTATCGATGAGCAGCATCGCTTTGGGGTTGAGCAGCGGATGGCGTTGACTAATAAAGGCGTCGCTGGCAGTACGCCACATCAGCTGATCATGACCGCAACCCCAATACCACGGACGCTGGCGATGAGCGTCTATGGCGATATGGATACTTCTATCATTGATGAGCTACCACCAGGACGGACGCCTATTACTACCGTCACTATCGATCGTAACCGCCGTAACGATGTGATTGAGCGTATTGCTATTAACTGCGAAGAGGGCAGACAAGCTTATTGGGTATGCTCGTTAGTTGAGGAGTCTAGCGTGTTGGACGCGCAAGCGGCTGAGGCAACTTTCGAGGATCTTAATGAGCGCTTAGACATTCGCATTGGTCTGGTGCACGGCAAGATGAAGTCGGTCGATAAGCAAGCGATTATGCAGCAGTTCAAAGCTGGTGAGCTGGATTTATTGATTGCCACGACGGTCATCGAGGTCGGAGTCGATGTGCCCAATGCTTCCTTGATGGTCATTGAAAATGCTGAGCGTTTAGGACTTTCGCAACTGCATCAATTGCGCGGGCGCGTAGGACGTGGGCGGGCTAAGAGCTATTGCGTGCTGCTGTATCAAAAGCCACTCTCTGAGACAGGTACTGAGCGCTTGAATGTGCTACGCGATAGTACCGACGGTTTTGTAATCGCCCAAAAAGACTTAGAGCTGCGCGGACCTGGAGAGTTATTAGGTAAACGACAAACCGGTAATATTGGCTATTATCTAGCGGATCTAATCCGTGATGAGCAGCTATTCGCTATTGCGCAGCGTCTCGCCAAGCACTTGATTGCAGACAGCACTCGCAAAGCTGACGTCAGTCAATTGATCCACCGCTGGATGCCTGAGGCCAGTCGCTATACTAATGCTTAA
- a CDS encoding patatin-like phospholipase family protein, with the protein MASVSLIRSIVYTSLFGASALLMSACSTTTPAIIPITPVVEAPRVALVLGGGGAKGFAHVGVIKALEESGITPDIVVGTSVGSLVGSLYASGITANRLEQLALTTADNELIDFTWSNQGFIEGIKLKNFINTNVMGQSIEDFPISFAAIAADRDTLTKAVFSTGNAGLAVQASCSVPNIFISPRIPEKIGKKYIDGGVVSLVPVDSAFDLGADIVIAVDVTATDSRAPKTSSQMLNIKSLGSFWGLLEQNLTTNTTNGKRANTELNRADIIITPKVSHISSLDTSQRRALIAAGNQATTLQIANIKQLITDKSKSKYARL; encoded by the coding sequence ATGGCGAGTGTCTCTTTGATTAGATCTATTGTCTATACCAGCTTATTTGGTGCATCAGCTCTGCTAATGAGTGCCTGTAGCACTACGACTCCAGCTATTATACCTATAACGCCAGTGGTAGAAGCGCCGCGCGTGGCTTTAGTGCTAGGCGGTGGCGGGGCTAAGGGTTTTGCGCATGTTGGTGTGATTAAGGCTTTGGAAGAAAGCGGCATCACCCCAGACATAGTAGTAGGTACCAGCGTTGGCAGCTTAGTGGGTAGTCTCTATGCCAGCGGGATCACTGCTAATCGACTTGAGCAATTAGCCTTAACAACCGCTGATAATGAGCTGATTGATTTTACTTGGTCCAATCAAGGTTTTATTGAAGGCATTAAGCTTAAGAATTTTATTAATACCAATGTCATGGGACAGTCTATAGAAGATTTTCCGATTAGCTTTGCCGCGATTGCAGCAGACAGAGACACTTTAACCAAAGCCGTTTTTAGCACAGGTAATGCTGGACTTGCTGTACAAGCTTCTTGTAGCGTGCCCAATATATTTATCTCGCCACGCATTCCCGAAAAAATCGGTAAAAAATACATCGATGGCGGCGTGGTCAGCTTAGTACCCGTCGATAGCGCCTTTGACTTGGGCGCAGATATCGTCATCGCTGTCGATGTAACCGCTACTGATAGCAGGGCGCCAAAGACATCTAGTCAGATGTTGAATATTAAATCATTAGGCAGCTTTTGGGGTTTGTTAGAGCAAAACTTAACCACGAACACCACCAACGGCAAGCGTGCTAATACAGAGCTGAACCGTGCCGATATCATTATTACGCCAAAAGTTAGTCATATCAGCTCATTAGATACCAGCCAGCGCCGCGCTTTAATCGCCGCGGGCAATCAAGCAACCACCCTACAAATTGCTAATATTAAGCAGTTGATTACGGATAAATCCAAAAGCAAATATGCGAGGCTATAA